DNA from Rosa rugosa chromosome 6, drRosRugo1.1, whole genome shotgun sequence:
CTGTGTGAATTGATTATGGTATGGTTGCAGAAGTTATATTCCAATTTGATGTATTCTCGAGAAAGAAAAATAGTTCCTTACTAAATGTAGAATTCCATTGTTAACAAAATGAAATCACATGCTCCAACCGCGCATGTAACAAAGACGGAAATCACATGCTACAACCGCGCATGATTGCATGCTTAGGTGAAACATGGATGTTTGTCTGCAACTCTGCATAACTTTTAGTTGGAGATGACTTTTTGCAGAGTCGTGAATATCCTGGTAACAGTCTTCTTGGATCTTCCAGGTGTTCTTGTTTCAAAAGGCTGCTGTTCACAAGTGTAACATGGCTGGAAAGCCAGCAGTGGTGACTCGAGTTGTAGACAGTATGACAGACAACCTAAGACCTACTCGTGCTGAAGCAACTGATGTTGCCAATATAGTACTGGATGGTAAATCTCTCTTCTGGCTTATGTTGGTTTTCATTACTTTTTAGGACACCAGTGTCTTATCGCTGATCTTGATGCCATATTGTACTCTTTTATGCCATAAATGGATGGTCATCCTGCTGGTGTTAGTAACCGTATAAAAATGGATTGTAATGTTATTGTTGCTTGAGCTTTCATTGAAAAAGTAATTCtagcatttatgtaaatatgtcaTGTGCCAGTTGTGACCTTATATATCTATTTCAATACTATCTGTGCAGGAAGTGACGCAATTCTTCTAGGTGCAGAGACCCTGCGGGGTTTGTACCCTGTCGAAACCATCTCCATTGTTGGAAAGATTTGTGCCGAGGTAATTGGATTTATCTGGTTTTAAAGCATACCAATGCTGCTTTCTTTAGATTAAGTTGCAATAAAATGATGTTCTTTCTTAAAAATTTCCATTACTTGCAGGGCATTGCTTTAAAGTttcgtcaattttttttttttttttttataattcgTTTGTTTCCTTAGCTCTCCATGGTTGTGATTCAAAACTCAATCATGTTTGCATAACAACCGATGTTACAACAATGGTGCAGTATTATCTTCCTGATCTAGAAATGATTTCTAGTATAGACGCTAGTCCCTTCTAAAGGTTAGGGTTCTAGTTATATGCTGAACGGTGGTAATGTTTTCCTTTTCCTCTCTTGTGAACTTCACCAATTTAAAGTAGGGTATATAAGTATACATTTCATATGTTGGTTTTGGCTGATGGTAACATTTCATGTGCAGTACCTTTGTCTTTTGGTCAATATATTTACTTTTTCAGACGGTCCTAGCTTTCTTTGTGCTTATTAGCATGGATGTTTCATAGGGatggtttataaaaataaaaaacaaaaaaattagatAGTAATTCATCTCCGCAAGTGTTACATTAGTTCTAATAAATTATATTCGAAATGTTTTCTGCAGGCTGAGAAAGTCTTCAACCAAGATCTGTATTTTAAGAGGGCTGTCAAATATGTTGGAGAGCCAATGACCCACTTGGAATCTATTGCTTCCTCTGCGGTAAATTTATCCGTTCAatgttttccatttttttttatctttttcattGTATTATTCGCCTGAATCCTAAAGAGGTGTTTTTCTAATTGAAGCATGCTATGAAGGAGAAGTTCTATTTTACTATGATAATGAAACATAATTCTCTTGTTGTAGGTACGTGCAGCCATTAAGGTGAAGGCCTCAGTGATTATATGCTTCACTTCATCTGGAAGAGCTGCAAGGTGATTTTGTCTTCTCTTTTtctatatttatttatatgtatattaaGAATTTAAGATGCAATTCTTAAGGAGTAGGTGGTTATAATTTATGAGGATATTTTATTCATACTCCAATGACAAAGGCCCTAGGTATTTATGATGTAATGcaaattaattgcaatttcttaTGCTTAATAGTTTTGATGTAGGTTGATCTCAAAGTACAGACCAACAATGCCTGTGCTTTCTGTTGTCATCCCTCGGGTTAAGACAAATCAGCTCCGATGGACATTTTCTGGTGCTTTTGAGGTTTGTTACTGACTttcttatattttgtttttgtgctAGAAAATGCCACCAATAGTTTTATCCTGTTGAGACAGAATCCTAGAATTGATCTGCAGTTCATTGCCTTTAATTCAAGGGCATCCAAGCATACATTTCAGTGTTTAAAATTAGAAGGCTTTGTGCATGTGGAAACAAGAAGAGGTCTAGTTCTGTCTTGTAGTGCTTTCACTAATCTCATTTTCTATGTTGGATGTTTTCTTCCTTCCTTTGGCCTGATTATTTTGAAtagttttctttaattaaagggAATCTATGATTAGTGCTTTCAAATCATTTTCAACGATACTGTTAGTTCCATGTTCTCTAATTTATGACTGCACTTGTCGGCTCCGCGTCCACCGGAAGTCGAAAAAATTTCGTCACCGTCAGCATTTGGAAATGATTGTAGTTGGATAATTGGATGGAGAACTGAATTGGAATAGTGTGTAGAGATGTCTTATGGACTCATAGTTGAGGACAGAAAACACTGATTTGCAGAAATCTCTGTATTCGGTTAAGCTTTATTTCTCTATGGATATATTCTTGAACTAGACTCTACATTGTTTCTGGTGAATCTTTGGCAGGCAAGGCAATCACTTATTGTCAGAGGTCTTTTCCCAATGCTTGCAGATCCTCGACATCCTGTAAGAATGTTTCTGTTTAAGAAAAACTTTTAGTCTGCTATATGTTGGGAAACAAAATTAATATGTTGTCTCTTATTTCAATACTTTGTCTTAACAAGTTAACATGCAAAATGATAGATGTTTCACATTTGATGCCCCTATATATCCTCTCCTGTTTGAGGTCTCCCTCTTTCTCTATCTGTCTCTATCTTTAGGAAAACATCTGAACATAGGAACATACTGAATGCATACCAGGTGGTTTTCCTGATCTTGCTTTTATTAAAATTGATCAGACTTAGGTTCCACTTTGGCCTAGAAGTACCTTTTATAATCGTCATATTGCATCTGTTCTGCATTTTCAGAAATCTAGGCAAGTACTGGTTTAAATTTCCTTCTTGATTAGTAGAAAGTGTGAGATTTATCCAGCTTTAGCAAAATTGATTACCATGTGTCAAGATGTTAATATTAACAAACTGTTTCTTCTCTTTGAAATtggtgagaaaaaaaaaaatcaagggaGGTTACTTTTAGTCGCACCAGTAGGTAGGCTATCTTCTGGAGACTGTATCGTTTAATCCTAGTAATGCATATGCATATTTCACTAGCTGAATTATTTTCCCTCCTGTGAAATCGATGGGGACACTATTGTCTATGTCAACCCTGCAGGCCGAGGCTACCGGTGCAGCAAATGAGTCAATTCTAAAGGTCGCTTTGGATTTTGGCAAAGCATGTGGTGTTATAAAGCCTCACGATCGTGTTATAGTATGCCAGAAAGTTGCTGATGCAGCTGTGGTGAAGATACTTGAGCTGGAAGAGTAATATCAATTATGGAACCCATCTGCATGTGTGTACAAGTTTTGTTGTAGTCTCTCTCCGTTGTACCATTTTGCTTTTGCCAGAAAGTTCAAGTAGACGGATGCATGTATAAGAAATTCTATGCCCGCTGGATTTTTGACTTTCAAGTTAAAGTACTCGGAATTTGTTTACTTTGTTTCAGCTGCTGGTGCTTTTTCTGTACACATTTGTACTAAAGTCACCCAATTTGCCAAGATAAAAATTAAGAGTTTCATCTAATTTGTAACCATTCGAAAGCAAAACAGATGAATCCAACAATGATGGGGATATATTTGACACTGTTTTTCCAGACTTGTCAATGGACAGGATGTAGAGTGGATCATTTAGTACAAATAAGTTCATCCGATTCGATCCAATAATTCGAGTGGATCATTTAGTACAAATTAATTAATCTGATTTGAGAGTGAACAGCTTTCGTTGGTAAACCCAACCGCAAGGGGACGATGTTGCAAGGGTCTGGTTGACAAGAGAAGCAtataaaggaaaagaaaaatggagccTCAAGGAAGGTTGTGAAGATAGGCTGGCCTTTTGAACCCGAAGGCCTTTTGAGGTGTGCTTATCAAGTTATCATGTAACACCGTGAATTAAAAGAGTgtcctatttttttttaatccaagTCTGCCTCAGGTCCTTGTGCTGCTTTTGATGAGCTTGAAGTATCAGCACCAACAACGCCTCCAGCGAAATCAGCTTCGGCTGCCTCAGCTTCCTCAGTGAACTTCTTGTAAATGTCACTTTGGTAGAATTTCCTTGTTCTGATGACCAAAATAAATGAAACAAGGCTCCCAAACAATGTCACAGCAGCAATTATAATGAAGGCCAATTTGTAACACTCCACTCCTACGCAAGTTAAGTCCTGTCCTGCTTCTCGAGTCTTCCCCAAAGCCTTTAGTTGCTTCAAAGCCTCTGCATCATACAAGTTTCCAGCCACTTTCACATTGAGGATATAAGCCCCAATAGGGCTAGCAGCACCACCAAAGTTGATCAAAGTGGCATAGTACTTGAGGCCGAAGAGTTCAGAAATGATGGCGAAAATCAATGGCCATTGAGCTCCAAAACAGAAGCCAATAATCACAGAAGAAACGTAGAGAGAGTTGGGGACCCCGTACGCGATTAGGAGATGGCCAACACATGATAAGAGAAGCACTAGAGTGAGCATAAGTGGTCTTGGGAATTTGTACTTCTTCAAAAGGACTTCTGAAGAAAAGCCAGAAGCGACTCTTCCAAGGTAGTTCCATATGCTTACCAGAGATATGAAAGTGCTAATGCTGTCAGTTGGGTAGCCTAATGAGTCCCCAATCTGACCAAGATTATCAATAGCAGTTAAAGTGCTTCCAATTCCACAGATTGCAGCAATGAACAAGATCAACATGTCAATGCTAAAAAGTGCTTGCAAAATTGTGTAATCCTCACCTCTAATGGGCGGCTTGAAGACAGTTTGAAAGCAAGAATTATGCTTCTGCTGGGTTTGTGGAGTTGCAGTAGATACTAATACAGCAGGAGCTGGATTTTCAGCCACTACTTTGAGCTGAATTGGCTCGTCCACGACTTTGATTTTCGTCCTCCAGAGCTTGATTTCTTCCATTATAACAACTGCGATTGGAAGA
Protein-coding regions in this window:
- the LOC133714228 gene encoding protein NUCLEAR FUSION DEFECTIVE 4-like, translated to MVAAEFTSGDIGSKEMRSFWLQVLHGRWFMVFASMLILSVSGATYMFGLYSTDVKTSLGYDQTTLNLLSFFKDVGGNVGILAGLVNEVTAPWVVLLIGSVMNFFGYFMIWLAITGRTSKPRVWQMCLYICMGANSQTFSNTGVVVSCVKNFPSSRGSVLGLLKGLVGLSGAIMTQLYHAFYGDNSKALVLLIAWLPVAVSIVFLPIIRLIKIVRQSNELRIFYNLLYITLGLAGFLMALIIMMHKLRFSRICYIGSASVVLILLFLPIAVVIMEEIKLWRTKIKVVDEPIQLKVVAENPAPAVLVSTATPQTQQKHNSCFQTVFKPPIRGEDYTILQALFSIDMLILFIAAICGIGSTLTAIDNLGQIGDSLGYPTDSISTFISLVSIWNYLGRVASGFSSEVLLKKYKFPRPLMLTLVLLLSCVGHLLIAYGVPNSLYVSSVIIGFCFGAQWPLIFAIISELFGLKYYATLINFGGAASPIGAYILNVKVAGNLYDAEALKQLKALGKTREAGQDLTCVGVECYKLAFIIIAAVTLFGSLVSFILVIRTRKFYQSDIYKKFTEEAEAAEADFAGGVVGADTSSSSKAAQGPEADLD